From a region of the Paenibacillus segetis genome:
- a CDS encoding P-loop NTPase fold protein, with amino-acid sequence MKANEVLGILNQFIDSSYQKILIKGNWGIGKTKYVSDFIKSHSNTCYISLFGKRDVNSIIQEIYFSIIESAPRGKIKKYISVFREKMNTFDISYFGVSLSIPLIENIHITLNKELHRKETLIIVFDDLERRHEELDIKEVFGVVDSLSKIEKIKIVLVAASDQFEEKDKGTFEKYQEKAIDRTYKIEKFADEAPMQILGESVWEVIEIFTEDFKFSNLRTFEKTSLFIKEVIQTLGEDIFSDLFTRADLYRMCFASVFFVVEHNSEMKLIISDPNEKDATMRKAFHSAGESGIVEYLYRYILKSSMDNLMSKSLFPHIKSWYETGSFTKSELVSLITSINNYKEEPHNFFSSEPEILAIIKNTREQITYLTGEEDIEYIINKLSNAFEWCEVLCIDFEISNDEIVKLLENSNLFKIDTTKSLYEHKVVKYHRFAGNERIMTLINQINEIIKSKYFTGLLNQIDIELKKETYNKSFLKHLNDSLHYIKDDKSLRTLLLKRISASDFFFPIPSNKISDSQWDWCHLINNLLKEIEHQWNLSNYYEEFKSYVYDLPIYKSDKLLQHRLKYLFETDR; translated from the coding sequence GTGAAAGCAAATGAAGTACTAGGAATCCTTAATCAATTTATAGATTCTAGTTATCAAAAGATTCTAATTAAAGGTAATTGGGGAATTGGTAAGACAAAATATGTTTCTGATTTTATAAAAAGTCACTCAAATACTTGTTACATATCTTTATTTGGAAAAAGGGATGTTAATAGTATAATTCAGGAAATATATTTTAGTATTATTGAAAGTGCACCAAGAGGAAAAATAAAAAAATACATTAGTGTATTCAGAGAAAAAATGAATACTTTTGATATTTCTTATTTTGGTGTGTCTCTATCAATACCATTAATAGAGAATATACACATAACTCTTAATAAGGAATTACATAGAAAAGAGACGCTTATAATTGTATTTGATGATTTAGAGAGAAGGCATGAGGAACTTGATATTAAGGAGGTATTTGGCGTTGTTGATAGTCTTTCTAAAATAGAAAAAATAAAGATTGTTCTTGTAGCTGCCTCTGACCAGTTCGAAGAAAAAGATAAGGGCACTTTTGAAAAGTATCAAGAAAAAGCAATAGATCGCACCTATAAAATAGAGAAATTTGCCGATGAAGCACCAATGCAAATATTGGGTGAATCAGTTTGGGAAGTCATAGAGATTTTCACTGAAGACTTCAAATTTAGTAATTTAAGAACATTTGAAAAAACAAGCCTATTTATAAAAGAAGTGATACAAACTCTTGGGGAAGATATTTTTAGTGATCTGTTCACAAGAGCTGATCTTTATCGAATGTGCTTTGCCTCCGTTTTTTTTGTAGTCGAGCATAACAGTGAAATGAAATTGATAATAAGTGACCCTAATGAAAAAGATGCTACTATGAGAAAGGCTTTTCATTCCGCTGGAGAAAGTGGAATTGTTGAATACCTCTATCGATATATATTAAAAAGTTCAATGGATAATCTCATGAGTAAAAGTTTATTTCCTCACATAAAAAGTTGGTATGAAACGGGCTCATTTACTAAAAGTGAATTAGTGAGTTTAATTACTTCCATTAATAATTATAAAGAAGAGCCGCATAATTTTTTTTCATCTGAGCCTGAGATACTTGCTATTATTAAAAATACTAGAGAACAAATAACATACTTAACCGGTGAAGAAGACATTGAATATATTATTAACAAATTATCCAATGCATTCGAATGGTGTGAAGTTTTGTGTATTGATTTTGAAATTAGTAATGATGAGATCGTAAAGTTACTTGAAAATAGTAATTTATTTAAGATAGATACAACAAAAAGTTTATATGAGCATAAGGTTGTTAAATATCATAGGTTTGCTGGCAACGAACGAATAATGACACTAATTAATCAAATTAATGAAATTATTAAATCAAAATACTTTACAGGTTTGCTTAATCAAATAGATATTGAATTAAAAAAAGAAACATATAACAAGTCATTTTTAAAGCATTTGAATGATTCGTTGCACTATATAAAAGATGATAAGTCGCTAAGAACCTTATTACTAAAAAGAATATCTGCTTCTGATTTTTTCTTCCCAATTCCATCAAATAAAATATCGGATTCACAGTGGGACTGGTGTCACCTTATAAATAATTTATTAAAGGAAATTGAACACCAATGGAATTTGTCAAACTATTATGAAGAGTTTAAATCTTATGTTTATGATCTACCAATCTATAAATCAGATAAATTGCTTCAACATCGTTTAAAATATCTTTTTGAAACTGACAGATGA
- a CDS encoding restriction endonuclease: MARRKSKAKQQEEFIKGVVGLSFVGPGLLVLNMTQSIELGAVAAFIGLIIAAVIMILVNNAKAEKLKKSGIADIDKMDGFQFEKYLGYLFQAKGYKTQVTKAAGDYGADLVLQKDGKKIVVQAKRYSKNVGIKAVQEAQASIAHYGAAEAWVVSNSDYTSAAYELAKSNKVKLINRDGLIEMILAMNPGTAPTPKAVIAATPVKMLICPRCGNKLVLRNGAKGQFHGCSSFPECRYMKQNEVG, translated from the coding sequence ATGGCTAGAAGAAAGAGTAAAGCAAAGCAGCAAGAGGAATTTATAAAAGGTGTTGTCGGACTTTCGTTTGTTGGTCCGGGTCTGCTAGTGCTGAATATGACGCAATCTATTGAATTAGGAGCTGTAGCTGCCTTCATAGGTTTGATTATAGCTGCAGTAATTATGATACTAGTGAATAATGCCAAGGCAGAGAAATTAAAAAAATCAGGTATAGCTGACATTGATAAAATGGACGGCTTTCAGTTTGAAAAATATTTGGGCTATTTATTCCAAGCAAAGGGTTATAAGACACAAGTAACCAAGGCTGCAGGAGATTATGGTGCGGATCTCGTTCTTCAGAAGGATGGCAAGAAGATAGTTGTTCAAGCCAAGCGGTACAGCAAGAATGTTGGGATTAAAGCTGTTCAGGAAGCACAGGCATCTATAGCGCACTATGGAGCTGCAGAGGCTTGGGTAGTTTCTAACAGTGATTACACTTCAGCAGCGTATGAGTTGGCCAAGTCCAATAAAGTAAAGTTGATTAATCGTGATGGACTCATTGAAATGATTCTGGCCATGAATCCTGGAACTGCTCCAACACCAAAAGCGGTTATTGCAGCGACTCCGGTGAAAATGCTGATATGTCCAAGATGCGGTAATAAACTTGTTCTTCGAAATGGAGCGAAAGGACAGTTTCACGGATGCAGTAGTTTTCCAGAGTGTCGATACATGAAACAGAATGAAGTGGGTTAA
- a CDS encoding HNH endonuclease — MQKVILQPSGNKDAREHYENTVQTPVPFLVLSEYVTAEDLELIHSLYPDGFVPTWGVTPGKNDVNVNKWERIQVGDVTLFSANGHVFGSGVVTHKLHNKELAAALWDYDKEGQTWEYVYFLDEINAHQIPYSQFNQIVGYADNYIIQGFSVLNEERSDRILTALDLKSEVYLPEITEEEYKEEILQFNIDDDLDVQHSGKRRKEQSFLRRQLFQNKRVGVCGICGKQYPVDLLVAAHIKKRSKCSNEERLDHKNIIMPMCKFGCDDLYEKAYIVVRDGKVVRNTKKTFTPDLLDKVNQVEGIECSFWNDSTKHYFEWHFQQ, encoded by the coding sequence ATGCAGAAAGTTATACTACAACCATCAGGAAATAAAGATGCTAGGGAACATTATGAAAATACGGTTCAAACACCAGTTCCATTTCTTGTACTTTCGGAGTATGTTACCGCTGAAGATCTTGAATTGATACATAGCCTATACCCTGATGGGTTCGTACCTACCTGGGGAGTTACTCCCGGTAAAAATGATGTAAACGTAAATAAGTGGGAGAGAATTCAAGTAGGTGATGTAACTCTATTTTCAGCCAATGGTCATGTGTTTGGTTCAGGAGTAGTAACTCATAAGCTCCATAACAAGGAATTAGCAGCTGCGCTATGGGATTACGATAAAGAGGGTCAAACATGGGAATATGTATATTTTCTTGATGAAATAAATGCCCATCAGATCCCTTATTCTCAATTTAATCAGATAGTTGGGTATGCTGATAATTATATTATTCAAGGATTTTCTGTGTTAAACGAAGAACGCAGTGATCGGATCTTAACTGCTCTGGATTTAAAGAGTGAGGTTTATCTTCCAGAGATTACCGAGGAAGAATATAAAGAAGAAATACTACAATTCAATATTGATGATGATCTTGACGTTCAACATTCAGGGAAGAGAAGAAAAGAGCAGTCATTCCTTAGACGACAATTATTCCAGAATAAGAGGGTTGGAGTTTGTGGAATTTGTGGTAAGCAATATCCCGTTGATCTTCTAGTTGCAGCACATATAAAAAAGAGATCTAAGTGTTCCAATGAAGAGAGATTGGACCACAAGAATATTATCATGCCAATGTGTAAATTTGGTTGTGACGATCTTTATGAGAAAGCGTACATTGTAGTTCGTGATGGAAAAGTGGTTAGGAACACTAAAAAGACATTTACACCAGATCTGTTGGATAAAGTGAATCAAGTAGAAGGAATTGAATGTTCATTTTGGAACGACAGTACAAAACACTATTTTGAATGGCACTTCCAACAATAG
- a CDS encoding phage terminase small subunit-related protein has translation MARERSPDRDKARQMWLESSGKILLKEIAAALSIGETQVRKWKSQDKWATDLNSNVTNETKGNVTKRGAPKGNKNAVGNRGGAPPGNKNAKGNKGGDGGPTGNKKAVTTGEYETIWMDALEEDEQGLVDQVDTDPVQQADEAIKLLTIRERRMLQRIGMLMNGLTEKQRRVLSELRGIKDVMTVHDEKTGVTKTIPVTRTEMVESQIEETEYRTIDDIIKLEEALTRVQNQKIKTIKLKYEIAGPEQQARIDKLRGEAKKLGINETKEPLHIVVDYGDEES, from the coding sequence ATGGCAAGAGAGCGAAGTCCTGACCGGGACAAAGCAAGACAGATGTGGCTAGAGAGCAGCGGTAAGATATTGTTAAAAGAAATTGCTGCCGCTCTTTCAATTGGTGAGACGCAAGTCCGAAAGTGGAAGTCTCAGGACAAGTGGGCTACTGATTTGAATAGTAACGTTACCAATGAAACGAAAGGTAACGTTACTAAACGAGGAGCACCCAAAGGGAACAAAAACGCCGTTGGCAATCGTGGTGGTGCACCTCCCGGTAATAAGAATGCTAAGGGGAATAAAGGTGGTGACGGTGGTCCAACAGGAAACAAGAAGGCCGTTACCACCGGTGAGTATGAAACGATCTGGATGGATGCACTGGAAGAAGATGAACAAGGGCTTGTAGACCAGGTTGATACTGATCCAGTTCAGCAGGCAGATGAAGCCATTAAACTGCTGACCATCCGTGAGCGTCGTATGTTGCAGCGTATCGGTATGCTTATGAATGGTCTGACCGAGAAGCAGCGGAGGGTACTAAGTGAGCTGAGGGGCATCAAAGATGTTATGACCGTCCATGACGAGAAGACTGGGGTCACTAAGACGATACCGGTTACTCGCACTGAAATGGTCGAGTCCCAGATTGAGGAAACGGAATACCGGACAATCGATGACATTATCAAACTGGAGGAAGCGTTAACTCGAGTTCAGAATCAAAAGATCAAAACAATCAAGTTGAAATATGAGATTGCAGGGCCTGAGCAACAGGCGAGAATAGATAAACTCCGCGGTGAAGCTAAGAAGCTCGGCATCAATGAGACAAAAGAACCGTTGCATATCGTTGTTGATTATGGGGATGAGGAGTCATGA
- a CDS encoding nucleotide pyrophosphohydrolase, with the protein MNELIEKIVSFRDERNWKQFHNPKDLAISLNLEASELLELFQWKSSEEAISNSEQIQDELADILYYVLLMCSDLGIDPKQALFEKLNKNAKKYPIEKSFGSNRKYTEL; encoded by the coding sequence TTGAATGAATTGATAGAGAAAATAGTATCATTCAGAGATGAACGTAACTGGAAACAGTTCCATAATCCTAAGGATCTAGCAATTTCGCTAAATCTTGAGGCTAGTGAACTGCTAGAATTATTTCAATGGAAGAGTAGCGAAGAAGCCATTAGTAACAGTGAGCAAATTCAAGATGAACTTGCGGATATTCTCTATTATGTTTTATTAATGTGTAGCGATTTGGGTATTGATCCTAAGCAAGCGCTATTTGAAAAATTAAATAAGAATGCTAAAAAATATCCTATTGAAAAATCATTTGGCTCGAATAGAAAGTATACCGAATTGTAG